A region of Streptomyces cinnamoneus DNA encodes the following proteins:
- a CDS encoding response regulator transcription factor, translating into MTRVLVVEDDPDLALALRVLLARAGHEAVHADDGREALRLLFAERPGLMILDIGLPGLDGWEVLERTRDLSDLPVLLLTARGAESDRVRGLRAGADDYLPKPFGNDELLARVEALLRRSAPARWAGDSFGGDGLRLVPERRSAVWHGHEARLSDIEYRLLQVLVRNRGRVITTDQLLDRVWDDPEGTGRERVKFAVLRLRRKLRQAAGDEAADPLEAVRGLGYRYRAEGAGREAAHEAEGP; encoded by the coding sequence GTGACCCGGGTCCTGGTCGTCGAGGACGACCCCGACCTCGCCCTCGCGCTGCGGGTCCTGCTCGCCCGCGCCGGCCACGAGGCGGTGCACGCCGACGACGGCCGCGAGGCCCTGCGGCTGCTGTTCGCCGAGCGGCCCGGCCTGATGATCCTCGACATCGGGCTGCCCGGGCTCGACGGCTGGGAGGTCCTCGAACGCACCCGTGACCTCAGCGACCTGCCCGTCCTGCTGCTGACCGCGCGCGGCGCCGAGAGCGACCGGGTGCGGGGCCTGCGCGCCGGGGCGGACGACTACCTCCCCAAGCCGTTCGGCAACGACGAGCTGCTCGCCCGCGTCGAGGCCCTCCTGCGCCGCAGCGCCCCTGCCCGCTGGGCCGGAGACTCCTTCGGCGGCGACGGGCTGCGGCTCGTGCCCGAGCGGCGCTCGGCGGTGTGGCACGGGCACGAGGCGCGGCTCAGCGACATCGAGTACCGGCTCCTCCAGGTGCTCGTCCGCAACCGGGGCCGGGTGATCACCACCGACCAGCTGCTCGACCGGGTGTGGGACGACCCGGAGGGCACCGGCCGGGAGCGGGTGAAGTTCGCCGTGCTGCGGCTGCGCCGCAAGCTGCGCCAGGCCGCCGGGGACGAGGCGGCCGACCCGCTGGAGGCCGTGCGCGGCCTGGGCTACCGCTACCGGGCGGAGGGCGCGGGCCGGGAGGCGGCGCACGAGGCCGAAGGTCCCTGA
- the wecB gene encoding non-hydrolyzing UDP-N-acetylglucosamine 2-epimerase, whose amino-acid sequence MSPLPPRSVAIVLGTRPELVKLTDLVRLLGPAAHLVHTGQHYDEELSGRFLTELGLPEPTFLTGVGGRPRAVQISAALAQLDDLFTTEPPLAVVVQGDTNAALAGALAANARGIPLVHVEAGLRSHDRAMPEEHNRVLIDRLADVLCAATEDNRANLLAEGVDDARVAVTGNTVVEAVLGQLPGERERTRLLAGRGLTADGYVLATVHRPENTDAPDALRAILGELGALATAGRPVVLPLHPRTRGRIEAAGLTDLLAPLTVTAPLGYSEFLALARHAALLVSDSGGIQEECTVLGRPLVVVRRSTERPEAMAEFADLVRPGREIGEAARRRLAEGPEGLARLAALPSPFGDGLASERIVNLLVAIAAPAELATAA is encoded by the coding sequence CTGTCCCCCCTGCCCCCGCGCAGCGTCGCGATCGTCCTCGGTACCCGCCCCGAGCTCGTCAAGCTCACGGACCTCGTGCGTCTCCTGGGCCCCGCCGCTCACCTGGTGCACACCGGGCAGCACTACGACGAGGAGCTGTCGGGCCGCTTCCTGACCGAGCTGGGCCTGCCGGAGCCGACCTTCCTCACCGGGGTGGGCGGCCGGCCGCGCGCCGTGCAGATCTCCGCCGCCCTCGCGCAGCTGGACGACCTGTTCACCACCGAGCCGCCGCTTGCCGTCGTGGTCCAGGGCGACACCAACGCCGCCCTCGCCGGCGCGCTCGCCGCCAACGCCCGCGGCATCCCCCTGGTGCACGTCGAGGCCGGTCTGCGCAGCCACGACCGCGCCATGCCCGAGGAGCACAACCGCGTCCTCATCGACCGCCTCGCCGACGTGCTGTGCGCCGCCACCGAGGACAACCGGGCCAACCTGCTCGCCGAGGGCGTCGACGACGCCCGGGTCGCCGTGACCGGCAACACCGTCGTCGAGGCGGTGCTGGGCCAGCTGCCCGGCGAGCGGGAGCGCACCCGGCTGCTGGCGGGGCGCGGGCTGACCGCCGACGGATACGTCCTGGCGACCGTGCACCGGCCGGAGAACACCGACGCGCCGGACGCGCTGCGGGCGATCCTCGGCGAGCTGGGCGCCCTCGCGACGGCCGGGCGGCCGGTCGTGCTGCCGCTGCACCCGCGCACGCGCGGCCGGATCGAGGCCGCCGGCCTCACGGACCTGCTGGCCCCCCTGACGGTGACGGCCCCGCTGGGCTACTCCGAGTTCCTCGCCCTGGCGCGGCACGCGGCGCTGCTGGTGTCCGACTCGGGCGGCATCCAGGAGGAGTGCACGGTGCTCGGCCGCCCGCTGGTCGTGGTGCGGCGTTCCACGGAACGCCCCGAGGCGATGGCCGAGTTCGCAGACCTGGTGCGGCCGGGCCGGGAGATCGGCGAGGCGGCCCGCCGCCGGCTGGCGGAGGGCCCCGAGGGCCTGGCGCGGCTCGCGGCCCTGCCGAGCCCCTTCGGGGACGGACTGGCGTCGGAACGGATCGTGAACCTCCTGGTCGCGATCGCGGCGCCCGCGGAGCTGGCCACAGCGGCGTAA
- a CDS encoding glycosyltransferase, whose translation MFSSPILLAFPFFLLLCFLLYWAGARHAYLRRPAVENGDPGAFDWHFFVPCRDEEAVVGTTVNRLRADHPDAHVWVIDDDSEDRTGAIVAGLAEEDRRVHLVRRHRPHARQGKGAALNAAYDELNDFLSKDVDRERVVVCVIDADGQLDPHALARVSGPQGFGDPGTGGVQVSVRMRNTDDPRPLGEDRGRIGNAVARLLVRMQDMEFSVSNAGMQLLRGRTGSVGLGGNGQFTRLASLDRIAAAERRPWQRGALLEDYELGLHMILSGDRISHIADTWVSQEGLPHGRRFLTQRTRWAQGNLQCVRYAPRIVSSRHYGGKGVLETLYTFLQPVAHLVTLALCAVMFAFLGLTTAREGAGEAFGGMLALWPLVVALAVVSVTPFVLWGPVYRRDRAADRSLLTALLWGLALWLYAYHLFPASARGFVRMLRGRNGWAKTRRNAESVESGPVAIEA comes from the coding sequence ATGTTCTCCAGCCCCATCCTCCTCGCCTTTCCCTTCTTCCTCCTCCTCTGCTTCCTCCTCTACTGGGCCGGCGCCCGCCACGCGTACCTGCGCCGCCCCGCCGTCGAGAACGGCGACCCCGGCGCGTTCGACTGGCACTTCTTCGTCCCCTGCCGGGACGAGGAGGCCGTGGTCGGCACCACCGTGAACCGGCTGCGGGCCGACCATCCCGACGCGCACGTGTGGGTCATAGACGACGACAGCGAGGACCGCACCGGGGCCATCGTCGCCGGGCTCGCCGAGGAGGACCGGCGCGTCCACCTCGTCCGCCGGCACCGCCCCCACGCCCGGCAGGGCAAGGGCGCCGCGCTGAACGCCGCCTACGACGAGCTGAACGACTTCCTGTCGAAGGACGTCGACCGCGAGCGCGTCGTCGTCTGCGTCATCGACGCCGACGGACAGCTCGACCCGCACGCCCTCGCCCGCGTCTCCGGCCCCCAGGGCTTCGGCGACCCCGGGACCGGCGGCGTGCAGGTCAGCGTGCGGATGCGCAACACCGACGACCCCCGCCCGCTCGGCGAGGACCGCGGCCGGATCGGCAACGCCGTCGCCCGTCTCCTCGTGCGCATGCAGGACATGGAGTTCTCCGTCTCCAACGCCGGCATGCAGCTGCTGCGCGGCCGCACCGGCTCCGTGGGGCTCGGCGGCAACGGCCAGTTCACCCGGCTCGCCTCCCTCGACCGCATCGCCGCCGCCGAGCGCCGCCCCTGGCAGCGCGGCGCGCTGCTGGAGGACTACGAACTGGGCCTGCACATGATCCTCAGCGGCGACCGGATATCCCACATAGCCGACACCTGGGTCTCCCAGGAAGGCCTGCCGCACGGCCGCCGCTTCCTGACCCAGCGCACCCGCTGGGCGCAGGGCAACCTCCAGTGCGTCCGCTACGCGCCGCGCATCGTCTCCTCCCGCCACTACGGCGGCAAGGGCGTCCTGGAGACGCTCTACACCTTCCTCCAGCCGGTCGCCCACCTGGTCACCCTCGCCCTGTGCGCCGTCATGTTCGCCTTCCTCGGCCTGACGACCGCCCGGGAGGGCGCGGGCGAGGCCTTCGGCGGCATGCTGGCGCTGTGGCCGCTGGTCGTCGCCCTGGCCGTGGTGTCCGTCACGCCCTTCGTCCTGTGGGGCCCGGTCTACCGCCGGGACCGCGCGGCCGACCGCTCGCTGCTGACCGCCCTGCTGTGGGGGCTGGCGCTGTGGCTGTACGCGTACCACCTGTTCCCGGCGTCCGCCCGGGGCTTCGTACGGATGCTGCGCGGCCGCAACGGCTGGGCGAAGACCCGGCGCAACGCCGAGAGCGTCGAGTCCGGCCCCGTGGCCATCGAGGCCTGA
- a CDS encoding valine--tRNA ligase — MTDNTQRPDSGPNERTPELPTQYAPAEVEGPLYERWVERGYFEADAKSDKEPYTIVIPPPNVTGSLHLGHAFEHTLIDALTRRKRMQGFEVLWQPGMDHAGIATQNVVERELAKEGKSRHDLGREAFVERVWQWKAESGGQISGQMRRLGDGVAWSRERFTMDEGLSKAVQTIFKKLYDDELIYRAERIINWCPRCLTAISDIEVEYQDDEGELVSIRYGEGDASIVVATTRAETMLGDTAVAVHPEDERYKHLVGTEIELPLTGRRIPVVADEHVDPEFGTGAVKVTPAHDPNDFEIGRRHDLPSLTVLDEHGVITAHGPFLGLDRFEARSAIVGALRAEGRIVAEKRPYTHSVGHCSRCKTTLEPRQSMQWWVKTAPLAKAAADAVREGKVKIHPEEMSKRYFDWVDNLHDWCISRQLWWGHRIPVWYGPNGEMVCVGPDDEAPTGEGWHQETDVLDTWFSSGLWPFSTLGWPEKTESVAKFYPNSVLVTGYDILFFWVVRMMMFGLYAMDGTPPFHTIALHGMVRDQFGKKMSKSFGNAVNPLDWMDKYGSDAVRFTLARGANPGVDVPIGEDWVQGSRNFANKIWNATRFAMMNGATVEGELPPVEKMSATDRWIMSRLNATVAEVDAYYDDYQFAKLSDALFHFAWDEVFDWYVELSKTTFQAGGEQAGVSARVLGEVLDVTLKLLHPVVPFVTETLWTTLTGKESVVVADWPKDSGFRDAAAEAEIENLQQVITEVRRFRADQGLQPGQRVPARLDLSGTTLAAHEDAIRQLLRLQPAEDGFQATATLPVAGATVALDLSGTIDVEAERKRLAKALAAAEKDKAQCTAKLGNEAFLAKAAEAAVEKIRTRLTKAEADIERISAQLAALPQG; from the coding sequence GTGACCGATAACACTCAGCGCCCCGACAGCGGGCCGAACGAGCGCACCCCCGAACTGCCGACCCAGTACGCGCCGGCCGAGGTAGAGGGGCCGCTGTACGAGCGCTGGGTGGAGCGGGGCTACTTCGAGGCCGATGCCAAGAGCGACAAAGAGCCCTACACGATCGTCATCCCCCCGCCGAACGTCACCGGCTCGCTCCACCTGGGCCACGCCTTCGAGCACACGCTGATCGACGCCCTCACCCGCCGCAAGCGGATGCAGGGCTTCGAGGTCCTGTGGCAGCCCGGCATGGACCACGCCGGCATCGCCACGCAGAACGTGGTCGAGCGCGAGCTGGCCAAGGAGGGCAAGTCCCGGCACGACCTCGGCCGCGAGGCGTTCGTCGAGCGCGTGTGGCAGTGGAAGGCCGAGTCGGGCGGCCAGATCTCCGGCCAGATGCGTCGTCTGGGTGACGGCGTGGCCTGGAGCCGAGAGCGCTTCACCATGGACGAGGGCCTCTCCAAGGCCGTCCAGACGATCTTCAAGAAGCTCTACGACGACGAGCTGATCTACCGCGCCGAGCGCATCATCAACTGGTGCCCGCGCTGCCTGACGGCCATCTCCGACATCGAGGTGGAGTACCAGGACGACGAGGGCGAGCTCGTCTCCATCCGCTACGGCGAGGGCGACGCCTCCATCGTGGTCGCCACCACCCGCGCCGAGACGATGCTCGGTGACACGGCCGTGGCCGTCCACCCCGAGGACGAGCGCTACAAGCACCTCGTCGGCACGGAGATCGAGCTGCCGCTGACCGGCCGCCGCATCCCCGTCGTCGCCGACGAGCACGTCGACCCCGAGTTCGGCACGGGCGCCGTCAAGGTCACCCCGGCCCACGACCCGAACGACTTCGAGATCGGTCGCCGCCACGACCTGCCGTCGCTCACCGTCCTGGACGAGCACGGCGTGATCACCGCCCACGGCCCCTTCCTCGGCCTGGACCGCTTCGAGGCCCGCTCGGCCATCGTCGGCGCGCTGCGCGCCGAGGGCCGCATCGTCGCCGAGAAGCGCCCCTACACCCACTCCGTCGGCCACTGCTCGCGCTGCAAGACGACGCTGGAGCCGCGGCAGTCCATGCAGTGGTGGGTCAAGACCGCTCCGCTGGCCAAGGCCGCGGCCGACGCCGTCCGCGAGGGCAAGGTCAAGATCCACCCCGAGGAGATGTCGAAGCGCTACTTCGACTGGGTGGACAACCTCCACGACTGGTGCATCTCCCGCCAGCTGTGGTGGGGCCACCGCATCCCCGTCTGGTACGGGCCGAACGGCGAGATGGTCTGCGTCGGTCCGGACGACGAGGCGCCCACCGGCGAGGGCTGGCACCAGGAGACCGACGTCCTGGACACCTGGTTCTCCTCCGGCCTGTGGCCCTTCTCCACCCTCGGCTGGCCGGAGAAGACCGAGAGCGTCGCGAAGTTCTACCCGAACTCCGTCCTCGTCACCGGCTACGACATCCTCTTCTTCTGGGTCGTCCGGATGATGATGTTCGGCCTGTACGCGATGGACGGCACCCCGCCGTTCCACACCATCGCCCTGCACGGCATGGTCCGCGACCAGTTCGGCAAGAAGATGTCGAAGTCCTTCGGCAACGCCGTCAACCCGCTGGACTGGATGGACAAGTACGGCTCCGACGCCGTCCGCTTCACCCTCGCCCGCGGCGCCAACCCCGGTGTGGACGTGCCGATCGGCGAGGACTGGGTCCAGGGCTCGCGCAACTTCGCGAACAAGATCTGGAACGCGACGCGCTTCGCGATGATGAACGGCGCGACGGTCGAGGGCGAGCTGCCGCCCGTCGAGAAGATGTCGGCCACCGACCGCTGGATCATGTCGCGCCTCAACGCGACCGTCGCCGAAGTCGACGCGTACTACGACGACTACCAGTTCGCCAAGCTCTCCGACGCCCTCTTCCACTTCGCGTGGGACGAGGTCTTCGACTGGTACGTCGAGCTGTCGAAGACGACGTTCCAGGCCGGCGGCGAGCAGGCCGGGGTCTCCGCGCGCGTGCTCGGCGAGGTCCTGGACGTCACCCTGAAGCTGCTCCACCCGGTGGTGCCCTTCGTCACCGAGACGCTGTGGACCACGCTCACGGGCAAGGAGTCGGTCGTCGTCGCCGACTGGCCGAAGGACAGCGGCTTCCGTGACGCCGCCGCCGAGGCGGAGATCGAGAACCTCCAGCAGGTGATCACCGAGGTCCGCCGCTTCCGTGCCGACCAGGGCCTCCAGCCCGGTCAGCGCGTCCCGGCGCGGCTCGACCTGTCCGGCACGACGCTGGCCGCCCACGAGGACGCCATCCGCCAGCTGCTGCGCCTGCAGCCCGCCGAGGACGGCTTCCAGGCCACCGCGACCCTCCCGGTCGCCGGTGCCACGGTCGCCCTCGACCTGTCCGGCACGATCGACGTCGAGGCCGAGCGCAAGCGCCTGGCCAAGGCGCTGGCCGCGGCCGAGAAGGACAAGGCGCAGTGCACGGCCAAGCTCGGCAACGAGGCGTTCCTCGCCAAGGCCGCCGAGGCCGCCGTGGAGAAGATCCGCACGCGCCTGACGAAGGCCGAGGCCGACATCGAGCGGATCAGCGCCCAGCTGGCGGCCCTGCCGCAGGGCTAG